One segment of Aquimarina sp. BL5 DNA contains the following:
- a CDS encoding urocanate hydratase → MTTFKEQIINGIPKTLPAKKDLNPKISRAPKRKQILSIDEKKLALRNALRYFPTDWHEELAKEFLEELNEYGRIYMYRFIPDYEIYARPIEAYPANTLQAAGIMLMIQNNLDPAVAQHPYELITYGGNGAVFQNWAQYLLTMHYLATMTEEQTLHMYSGHPMGLFPSSKDAPRAVVTNGMMIPNYSKPDDWEKYNALGVTQYGQMTAGSYMYIGPQGIVHGTTITVMNAFRKTLKPGENSAGKIFLTAGLGGMSGAQPKAGNIAKCITICAEVNPDAAQKRYEQGWVDEIIDNLDSLVNRVQEATQNTEVVSIAFKGNIVDVWERFYDENIYVHLGSDQTSLHNPWSGGYYPAGLSYEESNKMIAHDPDTFKTKVQESLRRHAAAINKHTEKGTYFFDYGNAFLLEASRAGANVMAENGIDFRYPSYVQDILGPMCFDYGFGPFRWVCTSGDSEDLDKTDQIAVKVMQEIKTTAPEEIQQQMQDNITWIKEAKENKLVVGSQARILYADTEGRVKIAEAFNKAIKSGDISAPIVLGRDHHDVSGTDSPYRETSNIYDGSKFTADMAIHNVIGDSFRGATWVSIHNGGGVGWGEVINGGFGLLLDGSDDSSRRLKSMLFYDVNNGISRRSWARNEEALFAIKREMKRTPKLKVTIPNALDNNILDNMFQ, encoded by the coding sequence ATGACAACTTTCAAAGAACAAATCATAAACGGCATTCCAAAAACGCTTCCTGCCAAAAAAGATCTTAACCCAAAGATAAGCAGAGCTCCAAAACGAAAGCAAATATTATCTATTGATGAAAAGAAACTGGCACTTAGAAATGCCTTAAGATATTTCCCAACAGATTGGCATGAAGAACTGGCGAAAGAATTCCTTGAGGAACTTAATGAATATGGTAGGATTTATATGTATCGGTTTATACCTGATTACGAAATATACGCAAGACCTATTGAAGCGTACCCAGCTAACACATTGCAAGCAGCAGGTATCATGTTGATGATACAAAACAACCTAGATCCAGCTGTTGCGCAACATCCGTATGAATTAATTACATATGGAGGAAATGGAGCAGTATTTCAGAACTGGGCTCAATATTTACTTACCATGCATTATCTCGCCACTATGACAGAAGAGCAAACATTACACATGTATTCTGGTCATCCTATGGGATTGTTTCCATCTTCAAAAGACGCCCCTAGAGCAGTTGTAACCAATGGAATGATGATTCCAAATTACTCGAAACCCGATGATTGGGAGAAATACAATGCACTAGGCGTTACTCAATATGGTCAAATGACAGCGGGAAGCTACATGTATATTGGCCCGCAAGGTATTGTACACGGAACCACCATCACTGTAATGAATGCTTTTAGAAAAACATTAAAACCAGGAGAAAATAGTGCTGGAAAAATATTTCTAACTGCTGGTTTAGGAGGAATGAGTGGCGCACAGCCTAAAGCAGGTAATATTGCCAAATGTATCACGATTTGCGCAGAAGTAAATCCGGATGCTGCACAAAAGCGTTATGAACAAGGATGGGTAGATGAAATTATTGACAACCTAGACAGTCTAGTTAATCGGGTTCAAGAAGCAACTCAGAATACAGAAGTTGTTTCTATAGCTTTTAAAGGAAACATTGTAGATGTTTGGGAACGCTTTTATGATGAAAATATTTATGTACACTTGGGATCTGATCAAACGTCATTACACAATCCTTGGTCGGGCGGTTATTATCCTGCAGGTTTGAGTTATGAAGAATCAAACAAAATGATAGCTCACGACCCTGACACTTTTAAAACAAAAGTTCAGGAATCCTTAAGAAGACATGCTGCTGCAATTAATAAACATACAGAAAAAGGTACTTACTTTTTTGATTATGGAAACGCGTTTCTTTTAGAAGCTTCTAGAGCGGGAGCGAATGTTATGGCTGAAAACGGAATTGATTTTAGATATCCATCTTATGTACAGGATATTCTGGGACCAATGTGCTTTGATTATGGTTTTGGACCGTTTAGGTGGGTATGTACTTCTGGTGATTCTGAAGATTTAGATAAAACTGATCAAATCGCAGTAAAGGTGATGCAAGAAATCAAGACAACCGCTCCAGAAGAAATTCAACAACAAATGCAGGATAATATCACATGGATTAAAGAAGCGAAGGAAAATAAGCTTGTTGTAGGCTCCCAAGCAAGAATTCTATATGCTGATACCGAAGGAAGAGTAAAGATCGCTGAGGCGTTTAATAAAGCTATTAAATCAGGTGATATATCAGCTCCAATTGTATTAGGTAGAGATCATCACGATGTAAGCGGAACAGATTCTCCTTATCGCGAGACTAGCAATATTTATGATGGTAGTAAATTTACAGCAGACATGGCGATCCATAATGTGATCGGTGATAGTTTTAGAGGGGCAACATGGGTATCCATCCATAACGGTGGAGGTGTTGGATGGGGTGAAGTGATCAATGGAGGATTCGGATTATTACTTGATGGATCTGATGACTCTTCTAGACGCCTAAAAAGTATGTTGTTTTATGATGTAAATAACGGTATTTCTCGCAGAAGTTGGGCAAGAAACGAAGAGGCATTGTTCGCTATTAAGAGAGAAATGAAACGTACACCAAAACTTAAGGTAACTATTCCCAATGCATTAGATAACAATATTTTAGACAACATGTTTCAATAA
- a CDS encoding SnoaL-like domain-containing protein translates to MNTQEVANRLVELCRKGENMQALKELYADNIVSKEMPGAPNAVVTGKEAVTKKSQDWYASVEEFHGGEVSEPVVAENHFTCKMKMDCTFKGQGRMQIEELAIYNVNNGKIVEEQFFYSMPN, encoded by the coding sequence ATGAATACACAAGAAGTAGCCAATCGTTTAGTCGAACTTTGCCGTAAAGGTGAAAACATGCAAGCTTTAAAGGAACTGTACGCTGATAATATAGTCAGCAAAGAAATGCCCGGAGCTCCAAATGCTGTAGTTACAGGAAAAGAAGCTGTTACCAAAAAAAGTCAGGATTGGTATGCAAGTGTAGAAGAATTTCATGGTGGAGAAGTTTCTGAGCCTGTTGTAGCAGAAAATCATTTTACTTGTAAAATGAAAATGGATTGCACATTTAAGGGACAAGGACGCATGCAGATAGAAGAACTAGCCATCTATAATGTAAATAATGGTAAAATAGTAGAAGAGCAATTCTTTTACTCTATGCCTAATTAA
- the hutI gene encoding imidazolonepropionase, with protein MTKYKLIGPITQLISMNGLPLKGALKDEQLPVIFNAGILTEGEHIHSIGNYTDLKEIASSFDSEIIELQSNYVCLPGFIDSHTHICFSGSRANDYAMRNSGKSYLEIAEAGGGIWDTVTNTRTASQEELCHGVVKRANLLLKNGITTIEVKSGYGLSVTEELKMLRAIKEANLHLESDLISTCLAAHMLPKDYDGDHQEYLNEIASTLFPILKEEKLTNRIDAFVEQSAFSKENIEPYFKKATEMGFDITVHADQFTPGGSEIAVKVNAVSADHLEASTDTEIKTLAESDVISVALPGASIGLGCDFTPARKILDAGGALSIASDWNPGSAPMGDLLTQACILGTFQKLSNAEVLAGITTRAAAALKLKDRGKLAPRMLADFCLFSTDNFNEILYHQGKLTPSQVWKCGDAVYIEH; from the coding sequence ATGACAAAGTACAAGCTTATTGGTCCTATCACACAACTCATATCCATGAATGGATTACCACTAAAAGGTGCTTTAAAAGATGAGCAACTTCCTGTAATTTTTAATGCAGGAATTCTTACCGAAGGCGAACATATCCATTCTATTGGAAATTACACGGATTTAAAAGAAATTGCCAGTAGTTTTGATTCAGAAATAATAGAACTACAATCTAATTACGTATGCCTACCTGGATTTATTGATTCACATACACATATCTGTTTCTCAGGTTCCAGAGCAAATGATTATGCAATGCGTAACTCTGGGAAATCATATCTGGAAATTGCAGAGGCCGGTGGCGGAATTTGGGATACTGTAACCAATACCAGAACAGCAAGTCAAGAAGAACTTTGTCATGGTGTTGTTAAAAGAGCTAATCTTCTTCTTAAAAATGGTATCACTACAATTGAAGTAAAAAGCGGTTATGGTCTTTCTGTTACAGAAGAACTCAAAATGTTAAGAGCAATTAAAGAAGCTAACTTACATCTAGAATCAGATCTAATATCTACTTGTTTAGCGGCTCATATGCTCCCGAAAGATTACGATGGAGATCACCAAGAATATTTAAATGAAATTGCATCGACATTATTCCCAATACTTAAAGAAGAAAAATTAACGAATAGAATTGATGCTTTTGTTGAACAAAGTGCCTTTTCTAAAGAAAATATTGAACCATATTTCAAGAAAGCTACAGAAATGGGATTTGATATTACTGTACACGCAGATCAGTTTACTCCGGGTGGTAGCGAAATAGCAGTAAAAGTAAATGCGGTAAGCGCTGATCATTTAGAAGCTAGCACAGATACCGAAATTAAGACCCTTGCAGAAAGTGATGTGATATCAGTAGCACTTCCCGGAGCATCTATAGGCTTAGGATGTGATTTCACTCCTGCTCGCAAGATTCTGGATGCAGGAGGTGCTCTCTCAATAGCCAGTGATTGGAACCCTGGATCTGCGCCAATGGGAGATTTATTGACGCAAGCTTGTATTTTAGGAACTTTTCAAAAACTCAGTAATGCAGAAGTATTGGCAGGAATTACAACCAGAGCTGCCGCTGCCTTAAAATTAAAAGATCGTGGTAAACTGGCTCCCAGAATGCTTGCAGATTTTTGTCTTTTCTCTACCGATAATTTTAACGAAATACTGTATCATCAAGGCAAACTAACTCCCTCTCAAGTATGGAAATGTGGTGATGCGGTATATATAGAACATTAA
- a CDS encoding LysR family transcriptional regulator: protein MSYQLELRHFTYFLAVAEELHFRKAAERLFISQPGLSRQIKQMEEIIGAELFIRNKRNVSLTVAGEYLKKEIAYIFNHIDFTVKQTALIDQGSEGEIRIGFLGSAIQTVIPDLLVKVDKENPKIQFSLEEMSNYDQVKAIVSDQLDFGFVRLARVPDGVCIKAVQTDTFSLVLPKDHQLDEYNFKNVAQVSSEHFVLFSSDYSSIYYDKIMSICEDQGFTPIVSHKSVHAQTIFKLVESGLGVAIVPTSLQYGFDLDVKFLEIPKIPQRAELSVIWKEDNRNPALEKVRRFL from the coding sequence ATGAGTTATCAATTAGAATTACGTCACTTTACATATTTTTTGGCTGTAGCCGAAGAATTACATTTCAGAAAAGCTGCAGAACGATTGTTTATTTCTCAACCTGGTTTAAGTAGACAAATTAAGCAAATGGAAGAAATTATAGGGGCAGAATTGTTTATCAGGAATAAAAGAAATGTTAGTTTGACGGTTGCTGGAGAATATCTTAAGAAAGAAATTGCTTATATCTTTAACCATATTGATTTTACTGTAAAACAAACAGCGTTAATTGATCAAGGAAGTGAAGGAGAGATTAGAATTGGGTTTTTAGGTTCAGCAATACAGACCGTCATACCTGACCTTTTGGTAAAAGTAGATAAAGAGAATCCTAAAATACAGTTTAGTTTAGAAGAAATGTCTAATTACGATCAGGTAAAGGCGATTGTAAGTGATCAACTTGATTTTGGGTTTGTTCGATTAGCAAGAGTGCCTGATGGAGTTTGTATAAAAGCGGTGCAAACGGATACGTTTTCATTAGTTCTGCCAAAGGATCACCAATTAGATGAGTATAATTTTAAAAATGTAGCCCAAGTTTCCTCAGAACATTTCGTTTTATTCTCTTCTGATTATAGTTCGATATATTATGATAAAATCATGAGTATTTGTGAAGATCAAGGTTTTACCCCAATCGTTTCTCATAAATCAGTACATGCTCAAACAATTTTCAAATTAGTAGAGAGTGGATTAGGAGTAGCAATTGTGCCAACCTCATTGCAATATGGTTTTGACCTGGATGTAAAATTTTTAGAAATCCCAAAAATACCTCAAAGAGCAGAGCTTTCTGTAATCTGGAAAGAAGACAATCGCAATCCTGCTTTAGAGAAAGTGAGGAGGTTTTTGTAA
- the hutH gene encoding histidine ammonia-lyase, translating to MSRTTSYFCFGEDHLTVGKAIKIASGEIKGTISEASREKIRKSSQVVENIVTKGHPVYGINTGFGPLCTTMISKEETKILQSNILKSHSVGVGDPIDEEVAKLMLILKLQSLSKGYSGIAEETLDRILWHIENNAIPIVPSQGSVGASGDLAPLSHLFLPLIGLGKVIYNGNEITTSTLFKKTGLDSLDLGPKEGLALINGTQFIAAHAVKVVEKLHSCLSQADIIGAMMIEGLQGSVKPFYNELHELRPFKGNIHVASRVKSLLKGSEIMEDHIDCDRVQDPYSLRCIPQVHGASRNAWLHLKELVEIELNSVTDNPIIINEELTISGGSFHGQPLAMAIDYACLAASEVGNISDRRIYLALEGNSPGVPKLLMEDTGINSGYMILQYTTAALASENKGLCFPSSADSIPTSLGQEDHVSMGSIGVRKALRVIGNVEKILAIELLTAAQAFEFRKPMKSGIILDEIHKTIRKEVSFAAKDRVFADDINKGIDIIKKKTIITLANNVANKENLSLETKFSTEFETY from the coding sequence ATGTCTAGAACAACATCATATTTCTGTTTCGGAGAAGATCATTTAACCGTCGGAAAAGCCATAAAAATAGCTTCAGGAGAAATCAAGGGAACTATTTCTGAAGCCTCAAGAGAAAAAATTAGAAAGAGCAGTCAGGTAGTTGAAAATATCGTAACCAAAGGTCATCCAGTTTACGGAATCAATACCGGCTTTGGTCCGTTGTGCACGACTATGATTTCTAAAGAAGAAACCAAAATACTTCAGTCCAATATTCTAAAAAGTCATAGCGTAGGTGTGGGTGATCCTATTGATGAGGAAGTAGCAAAACTGATGTTAATCCTAAAGCTACAATCACTATCCAAAGGATATTCTGGCATTGCAGAAGAAACGTTAGATCGTATACTTTGGCATATTGAAAACAACGCGATTCCTATAGTACCTTCTCAAGGATCAGTAGGTGCTTCAGGTGATTTAGCACCACTCTCTCATCTTTTCCTTCCCTTAATTGGCTTAGGAAAAGTTATATACAATGGTAATGAAATAACAACTTCGACTTTGTTTAAAAAAACTGGACTGGATTCTTTGGATCTTGGTCCAAAAGAAGGTCTTGCCTTGATTAATGGAACACAATTTATAGCAGCACATGCTGTAAAAGTTGTAGAAAAATTACATAGTTGTCTTTCGCAGGCAGATATCATTGGAGCCATGATGATAGAAGGACTGCAGGGTTCTGTAAAACCTTTCTATAATGAATTACACGAATTACGCCCTTTCAAAGGAAATATTCATGTAGCTTCCAGAGTAAAATCTTTACTAAAGGGATCTGAAATCATGGAAGACCATATTGACTGTGATCGTGTTCAGGATCCATATTCTCTGCGATGTATTCCTCAAGTACACGGAGCCTCCAGAAATGCTTGGCTTCATCTTAAGGAATTAGTAGAAATCGAATTAAATTCTGTTACCGATAATCCGATTATTATTAATGAAGAACTCACCATAAGCGGCGGAAGCTTTCACGGACAGCCATTAGCCATGGCAATAGATTACGCTTGTCTTGCAGCTTCTGAAGTTGGCAATATTTCGGATCGAAGAATCTACCTAGCATTAGAAGGAAACTCACCAGGAGTTCCCAAATTATTGATGGAAGACACTGGTATTAATTCTGGTTATATGATTTTACAATACACGACCGCTGCATTAGCGAGCGAGAACAAAGGATTGTGCTTTCCTTCCAGTGCAGACAGTATCCCAACATCATTAGGACAAGAGGATCACGTAAGCATGGGATCTATAGGTGTCAGAAAAGCTTTAAGAGTAATTGGAAATGTAGAAAAAATATTAGCAATAGAACTTTTAACAGCAGCACAAGCCTTTGAGTTTAGAAAACCAATGAAATCCGGTATTATTCTGGATGAAATTCATAAAACTATACGCAAAGAAGTTTCTTTTGCAGCAAAAGATCGTGTCTTTGCAGATGATATAAATAAAGGCATTGATATTATTAAAAAGAAAACGATCATAACATTAGCGAATAATGTAGCCAACAAGGAGAATTTGTCTTTAGAAACTAAGTTCTCTACTGAATTTGAAACCTATTAA
- a CDS encoding T9SS type A sorting domain-containing protein gives MKKILLTTLLTCSFFYSFSQELSHYYNPNKANDVYIDYEDNLMVSIHNDRIFKFNLDNYPNDHTIYSNEDIGAMLPFEKVLLDLDNDIWFIDGDDNVYKQSNSEFVKINQEGEYCRDFVLAKDGTVWLTYSDKIVIHDRGNTGQSFIYDYNKVVTKDNEMFVIYQSDNDKMAIYNANSWFVVSESDFIIKSIYINEANSVFFVKENSTQCCSENYKVGSYYFDNGLQTIAYDYTDSPVKITNIVADSNSNVYCQFERKDSTDADDSLIDGVLAFPINDGITSAQFFYLNNHTSSITGKMKIGSNDRLWFINNDSSDSLEYIEENNGMFSRTVLSSSYYSIIDFTPGNSELHFIHKSEKFAEYNVSRINETNEVSFLASTESIVFEIINKNGDLFFRTIEGMGYYDGTGISEFGILQEIPSRVTVIEKDSQDNVWAGGYSGLSKFDGVNWDKVTLPEHFDFKTITAMHMAQNDVLWVVTNDRYLSKLENELWSFYEIPSNLSYDYSRHLTFDGTNIFMGDNPGFLKFNVEEETFTQMDVSALSFIIRDMVTDKNGVTYVANRDNWGVNRGGLFRIENNSFVRIDNPNIDEANSTEYLRYISIDENDIMWLGYTEELALFDGVDFIAHYPKPSNDLPNQNWNRKIAFYKGVPFLGFTWDGYYKFEEEAYEKLYDLKEDFYTTFIDENIVVNDEAWITFGSGSNYFSGIISIPVSDFVSTLSIEENELQVNNLNVFPNPVSENKTINFNKNLDKAEINVYSLFGQKIYSINNFSGDKLKLSTELSTGYYFLHIDSGDSIDKFKILIK, from the coding sequence ATGAAAAAAATACTACTTACAACTTTATTGACTTGTTCATTTTTCTATTCTTTTTCACAAGAGCTAAGTCATTATTATAATCCAAATAAAGCTAATGACGTTTATATTGATTATGAAGATAACTTAATGGTTTCCATACATAATGATAGGATCTTTAAATTTAACCTAGATAATTATCCAAATGATCACACAATCTATTCTAACGAAGATATAGGTGCAATGCTGCCTTTTGAAAAAGTATTGTTAGATTTGGATAATGATATTTGGTTTATTGATGGTGATGATAATGTATATAAACAATCCAATAGTGAGTTTGTTAAAATAAATCAAGAGGGCGAGTATTGTAGAGATTTTGTTTTAGCAAAAGATGGAACCGTTTGGTTAACGTATTCAGATAAAATAGTTATACACGATAGGGGCAATACAGGTCAGAGTTTTATCTATGATTACAATAAGGTTGTAACAAAAGATAACGAGATGTTTGTTATTTATCAATCCGATAATGATAAAATGGCTATATACAATGCTAATTCTTGGTTTGTTGTTTCAGAATCAGATTTTATAATAAAAAGTATTTATATAAATGAAGCTAACTCAGTATTTTTCGTAAAAGAAAATTCAACTCAATGCTGTTCTGAGAATTATAAAGTAGGTTCGTATTATTTTGATAATGGTTTGCAGACCATTGCATATGATTATACCGATTCTCCGGTGAAAATCACAAATATAGTTGCAGATAGTAATTCTAATGTTTATTGTCAGTTTGAAAGAAAGGACTCTACGGATGCTGATGATTCATTAATTGATGGAGTTCTTGCATTTCCAATTAATGATGGAATTACATCTGCTCAGTTTTTCTATCTTAATAATCACACTAGCTCGATTACTGGTAAGATGAAAATTGGTTCAAATGATAGGCTGTGGTTTATAAATAATGATTCTTCGGATAGTTTAGAATATATTGAAGAGAATAATGGAATGTTTTCTAGGACAGTACTATCTAGTTCTTATTATAGTATTATTGATTTTACTCCTGGAAATAGTGAATTACATTTCATCCATAAATCAGAAAAGTTCGCAGAGTATAATGTTAGCCGTATTAATGAAACAAATGAGGTGTCTTTTTTAGCTTCAACAGAGAGCATTGTTTTTGAAATAATAAACAAAAATGGAGACTTGTTCTTTAGGACAATTGAAGGCATGGGATATTATGATGGAACCGGAATATCAGAATTTGGAATACTTCAGGAAATCCCCTCGCGAGTAACGGTTATAGAAAAAGATTCTCAAGATAATGTATGGGCAGGCGGATATAGCGGATTATCAAAGTTTGATGGGGTTAATTGGGATAAAGTTACGTTGCCAGAACATTTTGATTTCAAAACAATTACGGCAATGCACATGGCACAGAATGATGTTTTATGGGTTGTTACAAATGATAGATATTTATCTAAATTAGAAAATGAATTATGGTCTTTTTATGAGATTCCAAGTAATTTGTCTTATGATTATTCTAGGCATTTAACGTTTGATGGAACCAATATATTTATGGGAGATAATCCGGGGTTTTTGAAGTTCAATGTGGAGGAAGAAACCTTTACTCAGATGGATGTCTCAGCATTATCTTTTATTATTAGAGATATGGTTACTGATAAAAATGGAGTTACCTATGTTGCTAATAGGGATAATTGGGGTGTGAATAGAGGAGGGCTGTTCAGAATAGAAAACAATAGTTTTGTTAGAATAGACAATCCTAATATTGATGAAGCTAATAGTACAGAATATTTAAGATATATCAGTATTGATGAGAACGACATTATGTGGTTGGGATATACTGAAGAACTAGCCCTTTTTGATGGGGTAGACTTTATAGCTCACTATCCTAAACCTTCAAATGATTTACCTAATCAAAATTGGAATAGAAAAATTGCCTTTTATAAAGGGGTTCCGTTTTTGGGCTTCACTTGGGATGGGTATTATAAATTTGAGGAAGAAGCTTACGAAAAATTATATGATCTTAAAGAAGATTTTTATACAACTTTTATCGATGAGAACATAGTCGTTAATGATGAAGCTTGGATAACTTTTGGAAGCGGGAGCAATTATTTCTCGGGAATAATATCAATTCCAGTATCTGATTTTGTGAGCACTCTTAGTATAGAAGAAAATGAACTGCAAGTGAATAATTTAAATGTATTTCCAAACCCTGTTTCAGAGAATAAGACAATTAATTTTAATAAAAATCTTGATAAGGCGGAAATAAACGTGTATTCACTGTTTGGGCAAAAAATATACAGTATAAATAATTTTTCTGGTGATAAATTAAAATTATCTACAGAATTGTCCACAGGATATTACTTTCTGCATATTGATTCTGGAGATTCAATTGATAAGTTTAAGATTCTAATTAAATAA